A single genomic interval of Phaeodactylum tricornutum CCAP 1055/1 chromosome 5, whole genome shotgun sequence harbors:
- the sufS gene encoding cysteine desulfurase for iron-sulfur cluster formation suf (involved in FeS clusters assembly; contains putative ER signal peptide at the N terminus; putatively chloroplast targeted): MRPSNTILSFVFTLLLLATCLGASHGWTSRVAVGSSRRAVVTFVSVHDGSTENASIGDTHTDRADFPHGYIATRVRPDFKILSRTVTDRNRPLIYLDSAATSHKPQPVLDKLDEYYQYLNSNVHRGAHQLSREATAAYEASRDKVQAFVKAPSRNEIVFTSGATDAINLVVQSYGRAFLQAGDEVLLTATEHHSNLVPWQMLAEEKGLVLKFVPVDPETGGLDWNAFESLLSPRTRFVAFQHVSNVLACINPVSDMVAMIRNKSPDAKILLDACQSVPHMPVNVQQLGVDFLVASGHKMCGPTGIGFLWGKEDLLNSMPPWKGGGEMIDQVTLEGSTWQPSPARFEAGTPAIAQAVGLGAAIDYLNEIGMDNIEAYEHEIGAYLYAQLSTVPGVTVLGPSVNRVALSAFAHTTVHPSDLSTFLDVEGVAIRAGHHCCQPLHQALGYSHSARASLYFYNTKDDVDDFIRHLKTTIAFFENLESPSEEQVDDDFVPFV; encoded by the exons CCCGACGAGCGGTGGTGACCTTCGTGTCGGTCCACGACGGTTCCACGGAAAACGCGTCGATCGGCGATACCCACACGGACCGCGCCGACTTTCCGCACGGATACATTGCCACACGAGTCCGTCCCGACTTTAAGATTCTGTCTCGGACCGTCACGGATCGGAATCGCCCGCTCATCTACCTTGATTCGGCCGCGACTTCCCACAAACCCCAGCCGGTACTGGACAAACTCGACGAATACTACCAGTATTTGAATTCCAACGTACACCGGGGGGCGCACCAGTTATCCCGGGAGGCAACGGCCGCCTACGAAGCCTCGCGGGACAAGGTCCAGGCCTTTGTCAAGGCACCGTCCCGCAACGAAATCGTCTTCACGTCGGGGGCCACGGATGCCATTAATCTGGTTGTACAGAGCTACGGACGAGCGTTTCTGCAAGCCGGCGATGAGGTTCTGCTCACGGCGACGGAGCATCATTCCAACTTGGTGCCTTGGCAAATGCTcgcggaagaaaaaggactCGTCCTCAAGTTCGTTCCGGTAGATCCAGAGACTGGCGGGTTGGATTGGAACGCTTTCGAATCCCTGCTGAGCCCGCGAACACGATTTGTTGCCTTTCAACACGTCTCCAACGTCCTTGCTTGTATTAATCCAGTATCGGACATGGTAGCTATGATCCGCAACAAGAGCCCCGACGCCAAAATTCTGTTGGACGCGTGCCAATCCGTCCCGCACATGCCCGTCAACGTACAACAATTGGGGGTTGACTTTCTGGTCGCCTCCGGCCACAAAATGTGTGGACCGACCGGCATTGGCTTCTTGTGGGGCAAGGAAGATTTGTTGAATTCCATGCCGCCCTGGAAGGGAGGTGGCGAAATGATTGATCAGGTGACACTGGAGGGCTCGACGTGGCAACCGTCGCCGGCACGATTCGAAGCCGGCACGCCGGCGATCGCCCAAGCGGTCGGACTCGGAGCCGCGATTGATTACTTGAACGAAATCGGCATGGACAATATCGAAGCGTACGAGCACGAAATCGGCGCTTATCTGTACGCGCAACTGTCGACCGTCCCGGGCGTGACCGTCTTGGGGCCGTCGGTCAACCGCGTGGCCCTGTCGGCCTTTGCCCACACAACGGTGCATCCCAGCGATTTGAGTACCTTTCTAGACGTGGAAGGCGTGGCCATCCGAGCGGGACATCATTGCTGCCAACCTTTGCATCAAGCACTGGGATATTCACACTCGGCCCGGGCCAGTCTCTACTTTTACAACACGAAAGA TGATGTGGATGATTTTATACGTCATTTGAAGACTACGATTGCGTTCTTTGAAAACCTAGAGTCACCTTCCGAGGAGCAGGTAGACGATGATTTTGTTCCGTTTGTCTAG
- the HDS gene encoding 1-hydroxy-2-methyl-2-(E)-butenyl-4-diphosphate synthase (also called IspG; MEP pathway for isoprenoid biosynthesis; chloroplast precursor): protein MKFLGLTAIMLTGLATSPVQAFVPRMASFGRLQTTASMSSTKEPLTVQDVLWTPAIKSGKRDEIYGPIQKYCEDLYEVTRRKTRTVNCGPIKFGSDHPIVRQTMATTNTADVEATMDQVMRCADKGFDLVRVTVQGKREANACAKIREGLFKKGYDIPLCADMHFQPVVALLVADAVEKIRINPGNFADGRKDFNEKVYETEEDYYAERGYLVEALQPLVEKCKDLDRCMRIGTNHGSLSSRVLSFYGDTPRGMVESAIEFADICRSLDYHNFVFSMKASNPLVMVQSYRLLAAEQYRLDWDYPLHLGVTEAGEGEDGRMKSAIGIGTLLADGLGDTVRVSLTEDPEFEYDPCNRLAEIAEGRLAANNAEAKARQAAVQTYKDTRDITTFARRQGALPAKDEGDAVDCSGFLNTAGSVISPVTPEMLKGSSAQYLYQDLGCKTAVGMPFKDVATTDSIFMRTVPPSSDTESRTALRRLIEVNMGVVVPAEVLEKDPLPNAVALMDLTDAIAKGGKLPEGAIRLAVTIDGSEDDETIAKVKDLQPAFAFLKPKSELSHLHSARRVFELFKSNDIETAVIHHFESNTNDANELALQVGTKIGSLLTDGNGDGIMIEQVGEEKPFSVDFLRRTSFSLLQGSRMRNTKTEFVSCPSCGRTLFDLQETTAGIQEATGHLPGVTVAVMGCIVNGPGEMADADFGYVGTLPGKVDLYYGKEVVRKSVPNAEAVDALIDLIKEYGMWKDKEEAEEDTEEVAVAVA, encoded by the exons ATGAAGTTCCTGGGTCTTACAGCGATAATGCTGACGGGCTTGGCGACCTCTCCTGTGCAAGCTTTTGTTCCTCGTATGGCATCCTTTGGTCGACTCCAAACGACCGCTTCCATG TCCTCCACGAAAGAACCCTTGACGGTGCAAGATGTTCTTTGGACTCCCGCTATCAAGTCCGGCAAACGGGACGAGATTTACGGTCCCATCCAAAAGTACTGCGAGGACTTGTACGAGGTGACCCGCCGCAAGACTCGTACCGTAAACTGTGGCCCGATCAAATTTGGTTCGGACCATCCAATTGTCCGCCAAACCATGGCGACGACCAATACTGCTGATGTTGAAGCGACCATGGACCAAGTCATGCGGTGTGCGGATAAAGGCTTTGATCTGGTACGCGTTACGGTGCAGGGAAAACGGGAAGCCAACGCGTGTGCCAAGATTCGCGAAGGATTGTTCAAAAAAGGATACGACATCCCGCTCTGCGCCGATATGCACTTTCAACCCGTCGTCGCCTTGCTAGTAGCGGATGCGGTGGAAAAAATTCGGATTAATCCGGGAAACTTTGCGGACGGGCGGAAGGATTTCAACGAAAAGGTCTACGAAACAGAAGAAGACTATTACGCGGAACGTGGCTACTTGGTCGAAGCCTTACAGCCTTTGGTAGAAAAGTGCAAAGATTTGGATCGCTGTATGCGTATTGGTACTAATCATGGATCTTTGTCATCCCGCGTTCTTTCCTTTTACGGTGATACGCCCCGTGGTATGGTGGAATCAGCCATCGAATTTGCCGACATTTGCCGCAGCTTGGATTACCACAACTTTGTGTTCTCCATGAAGGCTAGCAACCCACTCGTCATGGTACAGAGTTACCGTTTGCTAGCGGCCGAGCAGTACCGCCTGGACTGGGACTACCCCCTACATTTGGGTGTGACCGAAGCCGGTGAGGGTGAAGACGGCCGCATGAAATCGGCGATTGGTATCGGAACTTTGCTCGCGGACGGCCTCGGTGACACGGTTCGCGTATCTCTGACGGAAGATCCCGAATTTGAATACGACCCTTGCAATCGATTGGCGGAGATAGCCGAAGGTCGGTTGGCCGCGAACAAcgccgaagccaaggcccGACAGGCGGCCGTCCAGACTTACAAGGATACTCGTGATATCACCACGTTTGCCCGGCGACAGGGTGCCTTGCCAGCGAAAGACGAGGGCGACGCCGTTGATTGCAGCGGATTTCTTAATACGGCCGGTTCGGTTATTTCTCCGGTGACGCCAGAAATGCTCAAAGGAAGCAGCGCGCAGTATTTGTACCAAGACCTGGGATGCAAGACGGCCGTCGGTATGCCCTTCAAGGATGTGGCAACGACAGATTCGATCTTTATGCGTACTGTCCCCCCGAGTTCGGATACGGAGTCCCGAACGGCTTTGCGTCGCTTGATAGAGGTGAACATGGGTGTGGTTGTTCCGGCGGAAGTGCTCGAAAAGGACCCTTTGCCCAACGCGGTGGCCTTGATGGACCTGACGGACGCGATTGCCAAGGGTGGAAAG CTCCCGGAAGGTGCTATTCGATTGGCTGTCACCATTGACGGATCAGAAGACGACGAGACAATCGCCAAGGTCAAAGACTTGCAGCCGGCGTTTGCATTCCTCAAGCCGAAATCGGAATTGTCCCATCTACACTCGGCTCGCCGTGTGTTTGAACTTTTCAAAAGCAATGATATCGAAACAGCGGTTATACACCATTTCGAATCCAACACGAATGACGCCAACGAACTCGCCCTGCAGGTCGGAACTAAAATTGGTTCGCTCTTGACGGACGGCAACGGTGACGGTATCATGATTGAACAGGTTGGGGAGGAGAAGCCGTTTTCGGTAGATTTTTTGCGACGAACGTCATTCAGTTTGCTACAGGGAAGTCGCATGCGCAACACGAAGACAGAATTTGTTTCTTGTCCGTCCTGCGGCCGAACGTTGTTCGACTTACAAGAAACGACGGCTGGTATCCAAGAGGCAACGGGACACTTGCCTGGTGTGACGGTGGCCGTCATGGGATGCATCGTGAACGGACCTGGCGAAATGGCGGATGCTGACTTTGGATACGTGGGCACGCTCCCCGGCAAAGTGGACTTGTACTACGGTAAGGAAGTGGTTCGCAAAAGCGTTCCCAACGCCGAAGCCGTGGATGCCTTGATTGACCTTATCAAGGAATACGGCATGTGGAAGGATaaggaagaagcagaagaggATACGGAAGAAGTCGCCGTCGCCGTTGCGTAA
- a CDS encoding predicted protein → YEGEMLNSQREGRGVCLFHSGFLYEGEWKRNKEHGFGKLMTSDRTRVVYQGEWERGRMHGVGSYHYSSTAIAGDAKIQSKYEGDFKENLRHGDGTYVLPDGSVYTGQWRDGMMSGRGVFTWPDGSLYEGDWKDGKRHGLGVLKVSDGFSYDGNWVRNAMEGRGSATYPNGQQYHGLFTNGRREGRGTMYFTNGAVYEGRFRDDAIDGQGTM, encoded by the coding sequence TACGAAGGGGAAATGTTGAATTCTCAACGGGAAGGCCGTGGCGTCTGTTTATTCCACAGCGGATTTCTTTACGAAGGGGAATGGAAACGCAACAAGGAACACGGTTTCGGTAAGCTCATGACGTCGGATCGAACACGTGTTGTCTATCAGGGCGAATGGGAACGTGGACGTATGCACGGGGTCGGATCTTACCATTATTCGAGCACTGCCATCGCCGGTGATGCAAAAATCCAGTCCAAATACGAAGGTGATTTTAAAGAGAATTTGCGACACGGAGATGGCACCTACGTACTACCCGATGGGTCGGTGTACACGGGCCAATGGAGAGATGGCATGATGTCTGGACGTGGGGTATTCACGTGGCCGGATGGATCATTGTATGAGGGCGATTGGAAAGATGGAAAGAGACATGGGTTAGGTGTTTTAAAAGTTTCGGATGGATTCTCTTACGATGGCAATTGGGTAAGGAATGCGATGGAAGGACGTGGATCGGCAACTTATCCTAACGGGCAGCAGTACCACGGTCTATTTACCAATGGTCGGAGAGAAGGCCGAGGGACTATGTACTTCACTAATGGGGCTGTGTACGAAGGTAGATTTCGTGACGATGCCATCGACGGTCAAGGAACTATG
- the Dph1 gene encoding diatom PHytochrome 1 (red/far red light photoreceptor putative), protein MSGANYREADFPGVRAAGRHNNSITTKELTECDREPVHLIANVQGGTGHLLFIHYPSGKILAHDRDIEHIPWIRCHENRTVTAGRTGARTTSSFHGEQQSGESPHEAIGISGGFLLNWVPHDFYEKILDLVLGIIHSDTHRNFYFYSYDGSAYAISISATEMDYSVIGIEIETVGLDDTASHFSSSLLHLGRIVEFYQHEAIAKTACDTVFHLLGKYDRGMVYRFHDDLSGEVVHEIKANHVESSYLGMRFPSSDIPLPSRQLYIKNGVRYIYDVDTEDLPILSLDNEKMDLSQIRMRAVAKPHIVYLRNMGVVSSLSLAIVVDNDLWGLLAFHGYGARYKPSLHQRIACETISAMVSVRIESLMKKAQSARIIKLGQCTMSLKHDQSLIHNLYEWGEGILEIVDGDVLVAHVQDPRDGEGDRIVLGDPLLVPKDSFWTKMSSYQNRELCVISTRKALTDIKLTQEECPASGIVFFQEGRTQIMIGRAMRSKDVVWAGNPDEPKLRIGGILNPRNSFTQFIEKARKESRAWTVQDISVISVLRDRICEHSYAYMMGLLRGDIQDANRKYLAAIDRARDNYEFFAHMSHELRTPFHGVMGCLSILHESIEDMPAAEVRDVVDTAIASGNHMINLLNDILDISKNKHLSHISAQDKVIYQTLAFETIDCMKSLATSRKIEMRSSIEPKGLEKVVIVTDRTKIIQIVSNVVNNAIKFTGEGTVDVVFRLVDSLQEATMMWERGAEVHAGSVFSMKESEMHTSAEEVRRSTMTFNETHDQKWMTMSVSDTGCGMEPCELVEMFSPYTQSSHGSNRIFQGTGLGLFICVSLCYQLNGFISCASTPDKGTLFHMGIPVGLLAEDTVEGNQTLTDDTKETESVIQMSGPILIVDDNVVNVKILNRALLLDIRRAGLAIEVLTAGGGAEGVQVFRDKRPSLCIIDYHMPDVDGIEATCTIRKYEQENKIDPTYILMYTADATEQARALILSSGVNDIMSKPPPKGFIAGLVQRLRVPE, encoded by the exons ATGAGCGGGGCAAATTATAGAGAAGCCGACTTCCCTGGTGTCCGTGCCGCGGGTCGGCACAACAATTCCATTACAACCAAAGAGCTGACGGAATGTGATCGTGAGCCTGTGCACTTGATCGCAAACGTACAAGGGGGTACCGGCCATTTGTTGTTCATTCACTACCCGTCTGGAAAAATCTTGGCTCATGATCGCGACATCGAACACATTCCTTGGATCCGGTGTCACGAAAACAGAACAGTTACTGCTGGCCGCACTGGGGCGAGAACTACATCTTCTTTCCATGGAGAACAGCAGAGTGGTGAGAGTCCTCACGAAGCTATTGGCATATCTGGAGGCTTTTTACTGAACTGGGTTCCGCACGATTTCTACGAGAAGATTCTCGATTTGGTCCTCGGTATTATCCATTCCGATACGCACAGAAATTTTTATTTTTATTCATATGATGGTTCAGCGTACGCTATTTCTATTTCAGCGACGGAAATGGACTACTCCGTGATTGGCATCGAAATTGAAACAGTTGGTTTGGATGAT ACTGCCTCCCATTTTTCATCCTCATTGTTGCATTTGGGACGTATTGTGGAATTCTACCAGCACGAAGCAATTGCCAAGACAGCCTGCGACACTGTTTTTCACCTGTTGGGAAAGTATGACAGGGGCATGGTGTACCGATTCCACGATGATCTGTCCGGCGAGGTCGTGCACGAGATTAAAGCAAATCATGTGGAATCCAGCTATCTTGGCATGCGATTTCCTTCCTCTGATATTCCTTTGCCATCGCGACAGCTTTATATAAAAAATGGTGTGCGGTACATTTACGACGTTGATACCGAGGATCTACCGATTTTATCCCTGGACAATGAAAAGATGGATCTCAGTCAAATTCGCATGCGTGCTGTAGCCAAACCGCATATTGTGTACTTAAGAAATATGGGggtggtgtcgtcgttgagcTTGGCGATTGTTGTCGACAATGATCTGTGGGGGTTGCTGGCTTTTCATGGGTACGGCGCGAGGTACAAGCCTTCGCTCCATCAGCGAATTGCTTGTGAAACCATAAGTGCGATGGTCTCAGTTCGTATTGAATCTCTCATGAAAAAGGCGCAGAGTGCCCGAATTATTAAGTTGGGCCAGTGCACTATGAGCTTAAAGCATGACCAGAGCCTGATTCACAATCTCTATGAATGGGGTGAAGGCATACTCGAAATTGTTGATGGAGATGTGTTGGTTGCACATGTACAAGATCCTAGAGATGGCGAAGGCGACAGAATTGTGCTGGGTGATCCTTTGTTGGTACCGAAGGATTCTTTTTGGACTAAGATGAGTTCCTATCAGAATCGCGAACTCTGTGTCATTTCAACACGCAAAGCTCTCACAGATATCAAATTGACACAAGAAGAGTGCCCAGCAAGTGGAATTGTATTTTTCCAAGAGGGTCGTACTCAGATCATGATTGGACGAGCAATGCGATCCAAAGATGTCGTATGGGCGGGTAATCCTGACGAACCAAAACTAAGGATTGGAGGAATTTTGAATCCGCGCAACTCCTTTACTCAATTCATTGAAAAAGCGCGAAAGGAATCACGAGCCTGGACTGTGCAAGATATTAGTGTGATTTCTGTGCTTCGTGACCGTATATGTGAGCATTCGTACGCATACATGATGGGATTACTGAGAGGTGATATTCAAGATGCAAACCGGAAATATTTGGCGGCAATTGACCGAGCGCGGGACAATTACGAATTCTTTGCGCATATGAG CCACGAACTACGGACTCCTTTCCATGGCGTTATGGGATGCTTAAGTATTCTGCATGAGTCAATTGAAGATATGCCAGCAGCGGAAGTCAGAGATGTTGTCGATACAGCAATAGCTTCCGGAAACCACATGATCAATCTTCTCAACGATATTCTGGACATCTCGAAGAACAAACACTTGTCTCATATATCGGCGCAGGATAAGGTTATTTACCAGACGTTAGCCTTCGAGACAATTGACTGTATGAAGTCACTGGCCACTTCTCGAAAGATCGAGATGAGATCGTCAATCGAGCCGAAAGGCTTGGAAAAAGTGGTGATTGTGACGGATCGTACAAAAATTATTCAAATCGTTTCCAACGTTGTGAACAATGCCATCAAGTTTACGGGTGAAGGGACTGTCGATGTTGTATTTAGGCTCGTTGATTCGCTGCAAGAGGCAACTATGATGTGGGAGCGAGGCGCGGAAGTTCATGCTGGATCAGTGTTTTCGATGAAGGAGAGTGAAATGCACACATCGGCTGAAGAAGTAAGACGGAGCACTATGACGTTTAATGAGACGCATGATCAAAAGTGGATGACAATGAGTGTTTCAGACACCGGATGCGGTATGGAGCCGTGTGAACTAGTAGAAATGTTCTCACCATATACCCAATCGAGTCATGGATCCAATCGCATTTTTCAGGGAACAGGGCTTGGGCTTTTCATTTGCGTTTCATTATGTTACCAGCTCAATGGTTTTATTTCTTGTGCAAGCACCCCCGATAAAGGAACACTTTTTCATATGGGAATCCCAGTCGGATTGTTAGCTGAAGACACAGTTGAGGGAAATCAGACACTAACAGATGATACGAAGGAAACAGAGAGCGTGATCCAAATGTCGGGTCCGATTTTGATCGTAGATGACAATGTTGTGAACGTCAAAATTCTAAACCGGGCGCTACTTTTGGATATTAGAAGAGCTGGTCTTGCAATAGAGGTCCTCACAGCAGGGGGTGGGGCTGAAGGTGTCCAGGTCTTTCGAGACAAGCGCCCCAGTCTATGCATTATCGACTATCACATGCCCGATGTCGATGGCATTGAAGCGACCTGCACCATACGGAAATACGagcaagaaaacaaaattGATCCTACCTACATTTTGATGTACACTGCTGATGCCACAGAGCAAGCTAGAGCATTAATCTTGAGCTCCGGCGTTAACGATATCATGTCCAAGCCTCCGCCGAAGGGATTCATTGCCGGATTGGTGCAGAGGCTGCGGGTTCCGGAATAG
- a CDS encoding predicted protein — SGSDSALPQALTDFVFDLYDSVTLSQLSEEQGKLYNTDFRDLSSKYFGSQPWPSPQSIASECNGDPMFLALYRELTQRHWHAVSRPSIRDRIEGWQVYRELFEEILEADEPNFFLVPSWIFDILQEFVYQFQGFCQIRSAVYASARKQGILSDDGTIQEGSSSQSTNLVENLSVLQNAGDAWEVEAVYGYLHRMVHRGMPAGGATIHPVSSYLSLFSSVSLSRLDCLLGDYTSSLQALSPLTIHGEYVIPKDEGSTVTSVLHSVFPARISVVYHAGVSFLMLRRYKDAVKILADLCAYMQRGFKSGQLRKLPGSDQFNKQYERMLSLLAILNHICPTNGWMEDSVARVVREKHSAKLEAASSMEEWFQSPKFISTDPSFGLYRQQVQIFLQEMSTQPAGHKLRTYLKLYTSLPVEKLAKFHDMSVPDFLPLLLAYKLRMRQVERGEGDSYIGGTQRSALDIHYYLNGALVHVDEAEKTRQFENYFVAQIAQ, encoded by the coding sequence AGTGGTTCTGATAGTGCGTTGCCGCAGGCATTGACGGATTTCGTCTTTGATTTATACGATTCCGTCACTCTTTCGCAGCTTTCGGAAGAACAAGGAAAGCTCTACAATACTGATTTTCGCGATTTGAGTTCCAAGTATTTTGGTTCACAGCCCTGGCCTTCGCCACAGTCGATCGCCTCGGAATGTAACGGTGATCCAATGTTTTTAGCGTTATACCGGGAATTGACGCAACGCCACTGGCACGCTGTGTCGCGCCCCAGTATTCGTGATCGTATCGAAGGATGGCAGGTATACCGCGAATTGTTCGAAGAAATCCTGGAAGCGGACGAGCCCAACTTCTTCCTGGTTCCGTCTTGGATCTTCGATATCCTCCAGGAATTCGTCTACCAATTCCAGGGCTTCTGTCAGATTCGATCTGCAGTTTACGCGTCGGCACGGAAACAAGGTATTTTGTCGGACGACGGTACCATCCAGGAGGGAAGCAGCAGCCAGAGCACTAACTTGGTGGAGAATCTGAGCGTTTTACAGAATGCTGGAGATGCATGGGAAGTTGAAGCAGTTTACGGCTATTTACATCGCATGGTCCACCGCGGTATGCCTGCTGGCGGTGCCACCATTCATCCCGTCTCGTCGTACCTGAGTTTGTTTTCCTCGGTGAGCTTGTCTCGCCTTGACTGCCTATTGGGTGACTACACAAGCTCCCTCCAGGCCTTATCCCCGTTGACGATTCACGGGGAGTACGTCATTCCAAAAGATGAAGGAAGTACTGTTACTAGTGTCCTTCATTCGGTCTTTCCCGCCCGTATTTCCGTTGTCTATCATGCTGGAGTTAGCTTTTTAATGCTGCGTCGATACAAAGACGCCGTCAAGATTCTCGCCGACCTGTGTGCGTACATGCAGCGGGGATTCAAGAGCGGTCAGCTGCGTAAACTTCCAGGATCGGACCAGTTTAACAAACAGTACGAACGcatgttgtcgttgttggcaATTTTAAACCACATCTGCCCCAccaatggatggatggaagACTCCGTGGCACGTGTCGTTCGCGAAAAGCACAGTGCCAAGTTGGAAGCGGCCAGTTCCATGGAAGAATGGTTTCAGAGTCCAAAGTTCATTTCCACCGATCCTAGCTTTGGTCTCTACCGTCAACAAGTACAGATCTTTCTTCAAGAAATGTCTACCCAGCCAGCGGGTCATAAGTTACGCACCTATCTCAAGTTGTATACGTCGCTTCCGGTCGAAAAGCTCGCAAAATTTCACGATATGTCGGTTCCCGATtttttgcctttgttgcttGCTTACAAATTGCGAATGCGGCAAGTGGAACGGGGCGAAGGTGATTCGTACATTGGTGGCACCCAGAGATCGGCTCTGGATATCCATTACTACTTGAACGGCGCCCTCGTTCacgtcgacgaagcggaaaagACTCGACAATTCGAAAATTACTTTGTAGCGCAAATTGCTCAG
- a CDS encoding predicted protein — translation NERTRLATLYSLNILDTLPEERFDRITMMVKIEFNVPLVFVSLVDLNRQWFKSKQWGCPLPAADETGRDVSFCGHAINMGDSDMLYVENALEDDRFAENPLVTGDLNIRFYCGCNLTVPSSTGGDPVNIGTLCIIDQKPRQLTPEQ, via the coding sequence AATGAAAGGACCCGTCTTGCAACACTCTATAGCTTGAACATCTTGGACACGCTGCCCGAAGAGCGGTTCGATCGAATCACAATGATGGTCAAGATTGAGTTCAACGTCCCTCTGGTTTTTGTCAGTTTGGTCGACCTGAATCGCCAGTGGTTTAAATCTAAACAATGGGGCTGTCCTCTTCCGGCGGCAGATGAAACTGGACGAGATGTTTCCTTTTGCGGACATGCCATAAATATGGGAGACAGTGATATGCTCTACGTGGAAAATGCCTTGGAAGATGATCGCTTTGCAGAAAATCCACTTGTCACTGGTGACCTTAATATTCGATTCTACTGCGGCTGCAATCTGACCGTTCCCAGTTCAACCGGTGGCGACCCAGTCAACATCGGTACCTTATGCATAATTGACCAGAAGCCCCGTCAATTGACGCCCGAGCAA